One window from the genome of Alkalihalobacillus sp. LMS6 encodes:
- a CDS encoding GNAT family N-acetyltransferase produces the protein MYIRPFEKKDTEKLLGLSSRFLEFQLLQHRDKLAMEKKQNELLEDAIQHRAHQLFVAEEDDQFLGYLEIGLQQDFFTKEQQVYIAGIATTSEAQGRGVGKELMTKAEQWAREQGVKTIVLDVFKANEHAVRFYEYAGYQQEIVKMTKTIED, from the coding sequence ATGTACATACGACCGTTTGAAAAGAAAGACACAGAGAAACTCCTGGGCTTGTCGAGTCGATTCTTAGAGTTTCAATTATTGCAGCATCGAGATAAACTGGCAATGGAAAAGAAACAAAATGAACTACTAGAAGATGCGATTCAACATCGTGCGCACCAGCTATTTGTTGCAGAAGAAGATGACCAATTTTTAGGCTATCTCGAAATTGGTTTGCAACAAGATTTTTTTACGAAAGAACAGCAAGTGTATATAGCGGGCATCGCGACAACTTCTGAAGCTCAAGGAAGAGGCGTAGGAAAGGAATTGATGACAAAAGCGGAGCAGTGGGCAAGAGAACAAGGTGTGAAAACAATCGTTTTAGATGTGTTCAAAGCAAATGAGCATGCCGTTCGTTTCTATGAATATGCAGGCTACCAACAGGAAATTGTGAAAATGACAAAGACGATTGAAGACTAA
- a CDS encoding ABC transporter ATP-binding protein yields the protein MATIVFDHITKTFSDSKKGGLFTAVDQASFEIKDKEFLVFVGPSGCGKTTSLRMIAGLEKQTEGNIYIDGQVVNHVHPKDRDIAMVFQDYALYPHMSIEQNLSFGLKNMKIDKSIIDEKVAYASKILGLEQLLERKPRELSGGQRQRVALGRAIVRDPKVFLFDEPLSNLDAKLRVQMRIELAELHQRLGATIVYVTHDQVEAMTLGERIVVMNEGKVQQIASPQELYARPQNMFVAGFIGSPAMNFIPAYVRSESELKIGEAVFSIPEDRRDYVRAYVDREVMFGIRPEHMVIDEHGDVEVTVNVFEHLGAENLLYFSFNNCSVIAKTSGENFVKAGERVKMTLQMQKMHLFDKDTRQRIG from the coding sequence ATGGCGACAATTGTGTTCGATCATATCACAAAAACGTTTTCTGACTCGAAAAAAGGGGGGTTGTTTACAGCTGTTGATCAAGCCTCATTTGAAATTAAAGATAAAGAGTTCTTAGTGTTTGTTGGTCCTTCAGGTTGTGGGAAAACGACTTCTTTACGCATGATTGCCGGTCTTGAAAAACAAACAGAAGGCAATATCTATATTGATGGGCAAGTTGTGAATCATGTTCATCCAAAAGATCGAGATATTGCCATGGTCTTTCAAGATTATGCGCTTTATCCGCATATGTCGATTGAGCAAAATTTAAGCTTTGGACTTAAAAATATGAAAATCGATAAATCGATCATTGATGAAAAGGTGGCGTATGCATCAAAAATTCTTGGGCTTGAGCAACTGTTAGAACGAAAGCCTAGAGAGCTGTCTGGTGGGCAACGTCAAAGGGTCGCATTAGGGCGAGCGATTGTGCGAGACCCGAAAGTGTTTCTGTTTGATGAGCCTTTATCCAATTTGGATGCTAAATTACGTGTGCAGATGCGGATTGAACTAGCTGAGCTGCATCAGCGTTTAGGGGCAACGATTGTATATGTCACCCACGATCAAGTCGAAGCAATGACTCTTGGAGAGCGGATTGTTGTCATGAATGAAGGGAAAGTCCAACAGATTGCTTCCCCTCAAGAACTTTATGCGCGTCCACAAAATATGTTCGTTGCCGGATTTATCGGCTCGCCGGCAATGAATTTCATTCCAGCCTACGTACGTTCTGAGAGTGAATTAAAGATAGGCGAAGCGGTTTTTTCCATTCCAGAGGATCGACGGGACTACGTTCGAGCTTATGTTGATCGTGAAGTGATGTTTGGTATTCGACCGGAACATATGGTCATTGATGAACATGGTGATGTTGAAGTGACGGTTAACGTATTTGAACATTTAGGCGCTGAAAATTTGCTCTATTTTTCGTTTAACAACTGCTCTGTTATTGCCAAAACATCGGGAGAAAATTTTGTGAAAGCAGGAGAGCGTGTGAAGATGACGCTACAAATGCAGAAAATGCATCTGTTTGATAAAGACACGAGACAAAGAATAGGGTGA
- a CDS encoding carbohydrate ABC transporter permease yields the protein MLVMSFKDTAVSASFSPEWFPRSPSVATYIRFFTETDAMRWLGNSLFISSVLTFTNVLFCSLAGYAFAKLRFPGRNTIFWMLLGTMMIPAQVTLIPVYIIVVNTLQLGNTYTAIMLPMFATVGNIFLMKQYMSTLPSTLIQAARIDGCSEWRIFYKIILPISKPGLAVLAIFTFVATWNEFFWPFLVTQTSSMRTIQIGLASFKFAEATDFGAMMAGSVIAALPMFILFFSLQKYFLQGITIGAVKG from the coding sequence ATGCTCGTCATGTCGTTTAAAGATACAGCTGTCAGTGCTTCTTTCTCGCCTGAGTGGTTTCCTCGAAGCCCATCGGTTGCTACATACATCCGATTTTTTACTGAAACAGATGCAATGAGATGGCTCGGCAATAGCTTGTTTATTTCATCCGTTCTTACATTTACGAATGTGTTGTTCTGTTCTCTAGCAGGTTATGCGTTTGCAAAACTACGGTTTCCAGGTAGAAATACAATTTTCTGGATGTTGCTTGGTACGATGATGATTCCAGCTCAAGTGACGCTCATACCTGTTTACATTATCGTCGTGAACACCCTGCAATTAGGAAATACGTATACAGCGATTATGCTGCCGATGTTTGCGACGGTAGGAAACATCTTTCTAATGAAACAGTACATGTCAACATTGCCATCAACGCTTATCCAAGCAGCCCGTATCGATGGCTGTAGTGAGTGGCGCATTTTCTATAAAATTATTTTACCAATCTCGAAGCCAGGTCTTGCGGTTCTAGCAATTTTTACATTTGTCGCAACATGGAATGAATTCTTTTGGCCGTTTCTCGTCACACAAACAAGTTCCATGAGAACGATTCAAATTGGGCTAGCAAGCTTTAAATTTGCGGAAGCGACCGATTTTGGCGCGATGATGGCTGGCTCAGTTATTGCAGCACTGCCAATGTTCATCTTGTTCTTCTCCTTACAAAAGTATTTCTTACAAGGCATTACGATTGGTGCAGTGAAAGGGTAG
- a CDS encoding carbohydrate ABC transporter permease — MAETVQAPSKLTLFLRDYGWCYVFILVPILVFLLFTFIPVIYAFIMSFQQYHVMGSMFIGLENYQTMVQDDIFWRSMRNTFIFTVATVPVSVGITLVLAVLIFPRGKKVQTFFKASLYLPTVASGVTMALVWFWIYDPTNMGLLNMILGSIGLDNQMWLGSSSTALFSLILMSWLTGHGAGIILYLAALGGIPKSLYEAADIDHASAWSQFRNITMPLLKPTTLYLLVMGVIGSFQVFMSIYLMTQGGPNFATTTIAYLIYVHAFEYYQFGLAAAESFALGIVIILASVFQFKLMSSDVEF; from the coding sequence ATGGCAGAAACCGTACAGGCACCATCCAAATTAACTTTATTTTTAAGGGATTATGGCTGGTGCTACGTCTTTATTCTTGTTCCAATTCTCGTGTTTTTACTGTTTACGTTTATTCCAGTCATTTACGCATTTATTATGAGTTTCCAACAGTACCACGTAATGGGTTCTATGTTTATTGGCTTAGAAAACTATCAAACCATGGTTCAAGACGATATATTTTGGCGCTCTATGCGCAATACCTTTATTTTTACAGTGGCCACTGTTCCTGTCAGCGTGGGCATTACGCTTGTACTAGCGGTTCTCATTTTCCCTAGAGGAAAAAAGGTGCAGACCTTTTTCAAAGCGTCTTTATATTTGCCGACGGTTGCTTCAGGGGTAACGATGGCGTTGGTTTGGTTTTGGATCTATGACCCTACCAATATGGGGCTTTTAAATATGATTCTCGGCTCTATTGGTCTTGATAATCAGATGTGGCTAGGAAGTTCAAGTACCGCCCTGTTTTCACTTATTCTCATGAGTTGGTTAACCGGCCATGGCGCAGGAATTATCTTGTATTTAGCAGCGCTTGGCGGCATCCCGAAATCATTGTACGAGGCAGCAGATATTGATCATGCCAGTGCGTGGTCGCAGTTCCGTAATATTACGATGCCGTTATTAAAACCGACTACCTTGTATCTATTAGTAATGGGGGTAATTGGATCGTTTCAGGTGTTTATGAGTATTTACTTAATGACACAAGGGGGTCCGAACTTTGCGACAACCACAATTGCGTATTTAATTTATGTACATGCATTTGAATACTACCAGTTTGGATTGGCAGCAGCGGAATCTTTTGCTTTAGGAATTGTGATCATTTTAGCGTCGGTTTTTCAGTTTAAATTGATGTCGAGCGACGTAGAATTTTAA
- a CDS encoding ABC transporter substrate-binding protein, whose amino-acid sequence MKKLLGGSVFTGMMLVALTACGGDDAEKQDVVKVWTYPVHGEYEGELKESIEEFEKENPSIKVEYEILSWAEGLQKFDIALNSGSPPDLYFGRPLGKYKETGLLVPLDDKLSIDLNDYDDIALDHMTLEGSMYGLPLYQYLHVWGGNKALLEEYGVDYEKIQSEGWTWDEFYELASIGEQENDQGDPQYGFVFQGVDEELLDHLARNNGIPYRMTEEGVQWDDEKILEAMEFIVKLRDDGIMPAETAAIDAAKRQEMYYNYQALFYGRAIPYADAMVQLRNQEIQDGVTEGEELDFVLLPIPHQEGQEEVAQGGAEGYLLFKQNNADDAHVENSVKVLEHLAGEDAIGKTSSALALPIIHKGAADNYELPLSPENTVAAERLASSVLPPNSISSELAAKDDMFKTQVVVPTFQGLISGELSPEEALDKFKSEAESANYQP is encoded by the coding sequence GTGAAAAAGTTGCTCGGAGGTTCGGTGTTTACTGGGATGATGCTTGTCGCACTAACGGCATGCGGCGGGGATGATGCGGAGAAGCAAGATGTTGTGAAAGTGTGGACGTACCCTGTTCACGGTGAGTATGAAGGAGAGCTAAAAGAGTCAATTGAAGAGTTTGAGAAAGAAAACCCTTCGATTAAAGTCGAATATGAAATCTTATCTTGGGCAGAAGGCTTGCAAAAGTTTGATATTGCGTTAAATTCAGGCAGTCCACCTGATTTATATTTTGGTCGACCACTTGGGAAATACAAGGAGACCGGTCTATTAGTTCCTTTAGATGATAAACTATCGATCGATTTAAACGATTATGATGACATTGCGCTTGACCATATGACGTTAGAAGGTTCGATGTATGGGTTACCGCTTTATCAGTACTTGCATGTATGGGGTGGAAATAAAGCGCTGCTTGAAGAATATGGCGTTGATTATGAGAAAATTCAGTCAGAAGGCTGGACGTGGGATGAGTTTTATGAACTCGCATCGATTGGCGAACAAGAAAATGATCAAGGTGATCCGCAGTATGGGTTTGTGTTTCAAGGTGTAGATGAAGAATTATTGGATCATCTCGCTCGGAATAATGGCATCCCTTATCGCATGACCGAAGAAGGCGTACAGTGGGATGATGAAAAGATTTTAGAGGCGATGGAGTTCATCGTGAAGTTAAGAGATGACGGCATTATGCCAGCTGAAACGGCTGCGATTGATGCTGCCAAACGACAAGAAATGTATTACAACTACCAAGCTCTTTTTTACGGTCGGGCCATTCCTTATGCAGATGCGATGGTGCAACTACGTAATCAAGAAATTCAAGATGGCGTAACGGAAGGGGAAGAATTAGATTTTGTCTTACTGCCAATTCCTCATCAGGAAGGGCAAGAAGAAGTAGCACAAGGTGGCGCTGAAGGATACTTATTATTTAAGCAAAACAACGCGGATGATGCGCATGTAGAGAATAGTGTGAAGGTGCTTGAACATCTAGCAGGAGAAGACGCGATCGGAAAAACGTCTTCAGCTCTGGCTCTACCGATCATTCATAAAGGTGCTGCGGATAACTATGAACTGCCGTTATCTCCAGAAAATACAGTAGCTGCTGAAAGGCTTGCGAGCAGTGTCTTGCCACCAAACTCAATCTCTAGTGAACTTGCAGCGAAAGACGATATGTTCAAGACACAAGTTGTTGTGCCGACATTCCAAGGGTTGATTAGTGGTGAATTATCACCTGAAGAAGCGTTAGATAAGTTTAAATCAGAAGCAGAATCTGCAAACTATCAACCGTAA
- a CDS encoding bile acid:sodium symporter family protein, which produces MKYVETISSFAGKYFVFFVIGASILAFLVPEPFLPINSYVPILLGMIMFGMGMTIKPVDFKMVAKHPLPVMLGLIAQFTIMPLTAFAIAFLLNLPAELAAGLVLLGSVPGGTSSNVMVYLAKGDLPLSITMTSISTLVAPIATPAILYVLANQWMPVQFWDMFTMIVQVIIVPVALGVTIKRFLPLVARQTEKAMPLVSVLAVLAILSAVVAANNETLASTGPAAFIAVMLHNASGLALGYGAAAAFRLTPSQRRAVSIEIGMQNTGLGATLATAHLSPLAAIPSVIGAAWHNFTGTIMATYWSRKQLNKKNDSVKKSA; this is translated from the coding sequence ATGAAGTATGTAGAAACCATTAGTTCGTTCGCAGGAAAATATTTTGTTTTTTTCGTTATTGGAGCAAGCATTCTTGCGTTCCTCGTACCTGAACCATTCTTACCTATAAATAGCTATGTCCCGATTCTTTTAGGAATGATTATGTTTGGGATGGGCATGACCATTAAACCAGTTGACTTTAAAATGGTAGCAAAACACCCACTCCCCGTTATGCTTGGACTCATTGCGCAATTTACGATTATGCCGTTAACCGCTTTTGCGATTGCATTTTTATTAAACCTTCCGGCAGAGCTGGCAGCAGGCCTCGTTTTGCTGGGTTCCGTACCAGGAGGAACGTCTTCCAACGTCATGGTGTATCTCGCAAAAGGCGATTTACCTTTGTCGATTACCATGACTTCTATTTCAACACTCGTCGCGCCAATCGCAACGCCAGCGATTCTTTATGTCCTTGCCAATCAATGGATGCCTGTGCAGTTTTGGGACATGTTTACGATGATCGTACAAGTCATTATTGTACCTGTGGCACTCGGAGTCACCATTAAACGATTTTTGCCGCTAGTTGCGCGACAAACAGAAAAAGCGATGCCTCTTGTTTCTGTTTTAGCTGTTCTTGCCATTTTATCGGCTGTTGTTGCCGCAAATAATGAGACTCTCGCTTCAACAGGACCTGCGGCATTCATAGCCGTCATGCTACACAATGCGTCTGGTCTAGCACTTGGTTATGGCGCAGCTGCTGCCTTTCGTCTAACACCTAGCCAACGAAGAGCTGTTTCAATCGAGATTGGCATGCAGAACACTGGTCTAGGCGCAACGCTTGCGACAGCACATCTTTCACCTCTCGCCGCCATTCCAAGCGTTATCGGAGCTGCTTGGCATAATTTCACTGGAACCATTATGGCAACGTATTGGTCACGTAAACAATTAAACAAGAAGAATGACTCTGTTAAGAAAAGTGCATAA
- a CDS encoding polysaccharide deacetylase family protein, with protein MKRQIVLVMSIVIGLIFTCSPISIASVKERHEYEQTGKVFWEANTEEANIALTFDDGPHPANTPELLDILKAYHVKATFFVVGKLAEEYPEIVQRMIDEGHEVANHTYSHHYDEAVTKDVLMEEIDHTNQILSETVGIRPTYFRPVGGYYTDAIIDAALDLDQNVLLWSWHQDPRDWAGTPTKKIVSHIIEHAQAGDVVLLHDGGGDRQETLRAVKLVIPILKHQGYQFVTASELLQPNPLME; from the coding sequence ATGAAACGACAGATCGTACTAGTCATGTCGATTGTGATTGGATTGATTTTCACTTGCTCACCGATCAGTATCGCTTCTGTAAAAGAACGCCATGAGTATGAGCAGACAGGCAAAGTGTTTTGGGAGGCCAATACTGAAGAAGCCAACATTGCGTTAACATTCGATGATGGGCCTCACCCTGCCAACACACCTGAACTCCTTGATATCCTTAAAGCTTATCATGTAAAAGCAACCTTCTTTGTCGTTGGAAAGTTGGCTGAAGAATACCCTGAGATTGTTCAGCGAATGATAGATGAAGGACACGAGGTCGCAAATCACACCTATTCTCATCACTACGATGAAGCGGTGACAAAAGATGTTTTAATGGAGGAAATTGATCATACGAATCAAATATTGTCAGAGACCGTCGGCATTCGCCCAACCTATTTTCGTCCTGTTGGTGGCTACTATACAGATGCTATCATTGACGCAGCTCTCGACTTAGATCAGAATGTGTTGCTGTGGTCGTGGCACCAAGATCCGCGAGATTGGGCAGGCACGCCGACTAAAAAAATTGTGAGCCATATTATTGAACATGCGCAAGCAGGTGATGTAGTGTTGCTACATGATGGTGGCGGGGATCGGCAGGAGACGCTACGAGCGGTTAAGTTAGTCATTCCGATTCTAAAACATCAAGGCTATCAATTCGTTACAGCATCAGAACTCCTTCAGCCAAATCCATTGATGGAATAG
- a CDS encoding D-alanyl-D-alanine carboxypeptidase family protein: MGNKLLSVCCGMMVTVMLATPTTLAHAESNDEPNLHSQSAVLMSAKSGEILYDKQANEQMYPASITKIITGIMAIEQGDLDDVVTVSEEAVDVVGTSVFLLEDEEMALKQLVQGLLINSGNDAGTAIAEHMAGSEEAFAEDMNTFVKEKIGVNDSHFTNPHGLYDDDHYTTASDMAEITRYAMQNETFRDIVATEELDWEGEGWETTLYNHHQLVRDHEEVTGVKNGFVSQSGFTLVTTYETEEDELIAVNLNAPTNADIYNDTKRLLEYGVNTFDTKTMEEGRHFEDLNGKEYILERATSVTYEKDADLQFDIRNGALIIEDDDHIIRSEPLKEVGEEKAEKEAERPEEKEDELTFVDRLLQFFHLK; encoded by the coding sequence ATGGGGAACAAACTACTTAGTGTGTGTTGTGGAATGATGGTCACCGTCATGCTTGCTACACCAACAACTTTAGCTCACGCTGAATCAAATGATGAGCCAAATCTACATAGTCAATCAGCTGTATTAATGAGTGCTAAATCAGGGGAAATTCTTTACGACAAACAAGCAAATGAACAAATGTATCCAGCAAGCATTACCAAAATTATTACTGGAATTATGGCGATTGAACAGGGCGATCTTGATGATGTCGTGACAGTCAGTGAAGAGGCTGTCGATGTTGTTGGCACGTCAGTTTTTTTACTTGAAGATGAAGAAATGGCGTTAAAACAGCTTGTTCAAGGTTTATTAATTAATTCGGGAAATGATGCTGGTACGGCGATTGCGGAGCATATGGCTGGAAGTGAAGAGGCATTTGCAGAAGACATGAACACATTCGTCAAAGAAAAGATTGGTGTGAACGATTCACATTTTACGAATCCACATGGTCTCTACGATGACGATCATTACACAACAGCGTCTGATATGGCAGAGATTACAAGATATGCGATGCAAAACGAGACGTTTCGAGACATTGTTGCGACAGAAGAGTTAGACTGGGAAGGGGAAGGATGGGAAACCACCCTTTATAATCATCATCAACTTGTTCGAGATCATGAAGAAGTTACAGGTGTGAAAAATGGATTTGTCTCACAGTCTGGTTTTACATTAGTGACGACGTATGAGACGGAGGAAGATGAATTAATTGCCGTTAATCTTAATGCGCCAACGAATGCAGATATTTATAATGATACAAAACGTTTGCTTGAATACGGCGTTAATACGTTTGATACAAAAACGATGGAAGAAGGCAGGCATTTTGAAGATCTAAACGGGAAAGAATATATTCTTGAGCGTGCCACATCCGTAACGTATGAAAAAGATGCAGACTTGCAGTTTGATATCCGCAATGGTGCGCTCATTATTGAAGACGACGATCACATCATTCGTTCGGAGCCGCTAAAAGAAGTTGGAGAAGAGAAAGCGGAGAAGGAAGCTGAACGTCCTGAAGAAAAGGAAGACGAGCTCACATTTGTTGACCGTCTGCTACAATTTTTTCATTTGAAATAA
- a CDS encoding flavodoxin: MRICLVFASMSGNTEDMAVLIKQELEKEGIEVILEEMDGYSAVQLVDFNGVILGSYTWGDGDLPYEAEEFEEELATLDLGSMPSAVFGSGDRNYPAYCEAVNLLEETLQKAGAILICDSLKNEFEPKNEEEEEACRRFAQQFSSTLRQRV, from the coding sequence ATGCGAATTTGTTTAGTCTTTGCTTCCATGTCTGGAAACACCGAAGATATGGCTGTTTTAATAAAACAAGAGCTTGAGAAAGAAGGAATTGAGGTCATACTTGAAGAAATGGATGGGTATTCTGCCGTCCAATTGGTCGACTTTAATGGAGTTATTCTCGGTAGCTATACATGGGGAGACGGTGATTTGCCTTATGAGGCTGAGGAGTTTGAAGAAGAACTTGCTACACTCGATTTAGGTTCGATGCCCTCAGCAGTATTCGGTTCAGGAGATCGTAATTACCCCGCATACTGTGAAGCGGTGAATTTGCTTGAAGAGACTTTACAAAAAGCAGGCGCAATACTAATCTGTGACAGTTTAAAAAATGAATTTGAACCTAAAAACGAAGAGGAAGAAGAGGCATGTCGTCGCTTTGCCCAACAGTTTTCCTCTACGTTGAGGCAAAGGGTTTAA
- a CDS encoding type IA DNA topoisomerase, translated as MTTVILAEKPDQARSYATVFKQTTKQKGYITINDSRFFKGEAIMTWGIGHLVELCLPGHYKKEWKRWNLANLPILPTEVEFQVPASKQEQFRIVKSWLKKATLIIIATDPDREGENIARSIIKQAGVMSHVPIKRLWINSQENDVVREGFLHLQPGEKFEPMYEEAKARQVADWLVGMNASPLYSLLLRTKGIQDTFSVGRVQTPTLYLIYLRQKEIEAFVSEPFFELKANIEAETGSFQATYKHRLKTKEDVSRLLDKHGIKGKTASTIAELSKKNKEIPSPLLHSLATLQASANRKWKYSPSKVLSVVQKLYEKKWLTYPRTESNHITNAEFSYLRKQVNQYQQLIEQQFEPTFLFPRKRYVDDAKVQEHYAIIPTKKVPTSLQVEKLKTDEKNLYLEVLRTTLAMFAPTYKYEETKVTVDVQGLPFQTTGKVEQDIGWKVLFPYAPAKNKKSDEPPVLPPLQQGEEVMATVKAKEGKTQPPPLYTEGQLIPLMKTAGKFVEDEEEQAVLNEVTGIGTGATRANIIETLKNREYITIKQNKVHVTEKGRILCQAVEGNLLSKADMTAQWELFLRKIGQGEKDGATFIGNIHAYIHRLLKDAPDHLQTMSIDASTITESDQSGVGPCPLCGGAVQSRGPVYACSKAKENSCKFVIVKTLAKKKLTDATVKRLLTKGETAPLRGFKSKQGKSFSAALTLKEGKIEFDFSKKPTYRKTNGKRPARKRSSTK; from the coding sequence ATGACAACCGTAATTTTAGCGGAAAAGCCTGATCAGGCAAGAAGTTATGCAACTGTTTTTAAACAAACGACGAAACAAAAAGGGTATATTACGATAAATGATTCCCGCTTTTTTAAAGGGGAAGCGATTATGACTTGGGGCATTGGCCATTTAGTAGAGCTCTGTTTACCCGGTCACTATAAAAAGGAATGGAAACGCTGGAACTTAGCGAATCTCCCTATTTTACCGACAGAGGTCGAATTTCAAGTGCCAGCAAGTAAGCAAGAACAGTTTCGAATTGTTAAAAGCTGGCTGAAGAAAGCGACACTCATTATTATCGCGACCGATCCGGATCGAGAAGGAGAAAATATCGCTCGCTCTATCATTAAGCAGGCCGGCGTTATGAGTCATGTACCAATTAAGCGGTTATGGATTAACTCCCAAGAAAATGATGTCGTACGGGAAGGGTTTCTGCACTTGCAGCCAGGTGAAAAATTTGAGCCTATGTACGAAGAAGCAAAAGCTAGACAAGTAGCGGATTGGCTTGTCGGGATGAATGCAAGTCCCCTTTATTCGCTTTTATTGCGAACGAAAGGCATTCAAGACACGTTTTCAGTTGGACGTGTTCAAACACCAACACTCTATTTAATCTATTTACGGCAAAAAGAAATTGAAGCATTTGTTTCAGAACCCTTTTTCGAATTAAAGGCAAATATTGAAGCGGAAACAGGCTCATTTCAAGCAACGTATAAACACCGTTTGAAAACAAAGGAAGACGTGAGCAGACTTTTGGACAAGCACGGGATAAAAGGGAAGACTGCGAGTACGATAGCGGAATTAAGCAAGAAAAATAAAGAGATCCCATCGCCGTTGCTCCACAGTTTGGCAACATTACAAGCGAGCGCCAACCGAAAATGGAAATACAGCCCGTCAAAAGTATTAAGTGTGGTACAAAAACTTTACGAAAAGAAGTGGTTAACGTACCCACGAACAGAATCGAACCATATTACAAATGCAGAGTTTTCGTATCTTCGTAAGCAAGTTAACCAGTACCAGCAGCTAATTGAACAGCAATTTGAACCGACGTTTCTATTTCCAAGAAAACGCTATGTGGACGATGCGAAAGTGCAGGAACACTATGCGATTATCCCAACAAAAAAAGTTCCTACCTCGCTGCAAGTAGAAAAGTTAAAGACAGACGAAAAAAATCTGTATCTTGAAGTACTGCGAACAACTTTGGCCATGTTCGCACCAACGTATAAGTACGAAGAAACGAAGGTGACGGTTGATGTTCAAGGCTTGCCGTTTCAAACGACAGGTAAGGTGGAGCAAGACATAGGATGGAAAGTGCTATTTCCTTACGCTCCAGCCAAAAATAAAAAAAGCGATGAGCCACCGGTCCTGCCACCGTTGCAACAAGGTGAAGAAGTCATGGCTACCGTTAAAGCAAAAGAAGGCAAGACGCAGCCACCACCTTTGTATACAGAAGGACAGTTAATTCCATTAATGAAAACCGCAGGAAAGTTTGTAGAAGATGAAGAAGAGCAAGCTGTTTTAAACGAAGTGACGGGGATTGGGACAGGCGCTACGAGAGCAAATATTATTGAGACGCTTAAGAACCGCGAGTATATTACGATTAAACAAAACAAAGTTCATGTAACGGAAAAAGGGCGAATTTTATGCCAAGCTGTAGAAGGCAATCTTCTTAGTAAAGCAGACATGACGGCACAATGGGAGCTTTTTTTACGGAAAATTGGACAAGGAGAGAAAGATGGTGCCACGTTCATTGGCAACATTCACGCGTATATTCATCGCTTATTAAAGGATGCGCCTGATCATTTACAAACGATGTCCATCGACGCATCGACAATAACGGAGTCGGATCAGTCAGGTGTTGGACCATGTCCACTTTGTGGCGGAGCAGTGCAAAGTAGAGGTCCAGTATATGCATGTTCGAAAGCGAAGGAAAACAGCTGCAAGTTTGTGATCGTCAAAACGCTTGCCAAGAAGAAGCTAACCGACGCTACCGTTAAGCGTTTGCTCACAAAAGGGGAAACCGCTCCACTAAGAGGTTTTAAAAGTAAGCAGGGCAAATCATTCTCAGCAGCACTTACGTTAAAAGAAGGCAAGATTGAATTTGATTTCTCAAAAAAGCCAACCTATCGAAAAACGAACGGAAAACGTCCAGCAAGAAAACGTTCGTCAACAAAATAA